CGTTTGAAAAGACAGCGTTAACCCATCAACGAGCAGTACTTTTCCTGTCATTGGCTGACCAAAGTTAGCAATTACTTTAATCGCTTCCATCGCCTGCATCGCACCAATAATCCCGACCATCGGCGCCATAATGCCTGATTCAACACAGCTTAATGTACCGCTGCCAAATAACTGGCTAAGGCATTGATAACAGGGTTCGTTATCAGCATAAGTAAAGACACTAATTTGGCCTTCCATACGAATTGCAGCGCCAGATACTAGTGGCGTGCGTAACGCGAAACAAGCGCGGTTTATCTGTTCTCGAGTATCGACGTTATCGGTACAATCAAGCACAATATCATGCTGCTCTATCAGCTTGAGCATCTCATCTTCAGACAGTTTTGTGGTAATCGCTTGTACTTGACAGTGCGGATTGATCTGTTCTAGCTCATACTTAGCCGACAGAGATTTAAACTCACCAATGCGGCTATCGCGGTGCAATAACTGACGTTGTAAATTTGATAACTCAATATGGTCAAAATCGACCAATGTCATCTG
This genomic stretch from Moritella sp. F3 harbors:
- the moeB gene encoding molybdopterin-synthase adenylyltransferase MoeB, encoding MSNPSNDGAACEDILSSQEELRYNRQIVLRHFDFDGQEALKQAKVLLIGAGGLGCASSQYLASSGIGQMTLVDFDHIELSNLQRQLLHRDSRIGEFKSLSAKYELEQINPHCQVQAITTKLSEDEMLKLIEQHDIVLDCTDNVDTREQINRACFALRTPLVSGAAIRMEGQISVFTYADNEPCYQCLSQLFGSGTLSCVESGIMAPMVGIIGAMQAMEAIKVIANFGQPMTGKVLLVDGLTLSFQTMKLPKLPSCSVCSM